One Theropithecus gelada isolate Dixy chromosome 3, Tgel_1.0, whole genome shotgun sequence genomic window carries:
- the TMEM225B gene encoding transmembrane protein 225B isoform X2, which produces MLMLEDKDMKGFSWAIVPALTSLGYLLILVVSIFPFWVRLTNEESHEVFFSGLFENCFHVKCWKPRPLSIYILLGRVFLLSAVFLAFLTTFIMVPFASKFFPRTWKQNFVLAFVSFFTGACAFLALVLHALEIQALRMKLSRLQFSVLWPYYVLGFGIFLFIVAGTICLTQEMACPCWHLLSTSQRMKEDHGSLYLDNLESLGGELSSVQKETQVTGETVI; this is translated from the exons atgctgatgttagAGGACAAGGACATGAAGGGATTCTCCTGGGCCATAGTCCCAGCCTTAACCTCCCTAGGCTACCTGCTTATCCTGGTGGTCTCCATCTTTCCCTTCTGGGTGCGACTGACGAACGAGGAGTCCCACGAAGTCTTTTTCAGTGGCCTATTTGAGAACTGCTTCCATGTCAAATGCTGGAAGCCTCGACCCTTATCCA TTTACATCCTCCTCGGCCGAGTTTTCCTGCTGTCTGCAGTTTTCCTGGCTTTCCTCACCACCTTCATCATGGTGCCCTTTGCATCCAAGTTCTTCCCGAGGACCTGGAAGCAAAACTTTGTGTTAGCCTTCGTCAGCTTCTTCACAG GGGCCTGTGCCTTCCTGGCTTTGGTGCTGCATGCCTTGGAGATCCAGGCTCTGCGGATGAAGCTCAGCCGCCTGCAGTTCTCCGTGCTATGGCCTTACTACGTGCTGGGCTTTGGCATCTTTCTGTTCATAGTGGCTG GTACCATCTGCCTTACTCAAGAAATGGCCTGCCCTTGCTGGCACTTGTTGTCCACTTCCCAGAGGATGAAGGAGGACCACGGGAGCCTGTACCTGGACAATCTGGAGAGTTTGGGAGGAGAACTGAGCTCAGTACAAAAGGAGACACAGGTGACGGGAGAAACAGTCATCTAG
- the TMEM225B gene encoding transmembrane protein 225B isoform X1 — translation MKLRQDQPALTHHGVMLMLEDKDMKGFSWAIVPALTSLGYLLILVVSIFPFWVRLTNEESHEVFFSGLFENCFHVKCWKPRPLSIYILLGRVFLLSAVFLAFLTTFIMVPFASKFFPRTWKQNFVLAFVSFFTGACAFLALVLHALEIQALRMKLSRLQFSVLWPYYVLGFGIFLFIVAGTICLTQEMACPCWHLLSTSQRMKEDHGSLYLDNLESLGGELSSVQKETQVTGETVI, via the exons atgAAGCTGAGACAAGACCAGCCAGCACTTACCCACCACGGT gtgatgctgatgttagAGGACAAGGACATGAAGGGATTCTCCTGGGCCATAGTCCCAGCCTTAACCTCCCTAGGCTACCTGCTTATCCTGGTGGTCTCCATCTTTCCCTTCTGGGTGCGACTGACGAACGAGGAGTCCCACGAAGTCTTTTTCAGTGGCCTATTTGAGAACTGCTTCCATGTCAAATGCTGGAAGCCTCGACCCTTATCCA TTTACATCCTCCTCGGCCGAGTTTTCCTGCTGTCTGCAGTTTTCCTGGCTTTCCTCACCACCTTCATCATGGTGCCCTTTGCATCCAAGTTCTTCCCGAGGACCTGGAAGCAAAACTTTGTGTTAGCCTTCGTCAGCTTCTTCACAG GGGCCTGTGCCTTCCTGGCTTTGGTGCTGCATGCCTTGGAGATCCAGGCTCTGCGGATGAAGCTCAGCCGCCTGCAGTTCTCCGTGCTATGGCCTTACTACGTGCTGGGCTTTGGCATCTTTCTGTTCATAGTGGCTG GTACCATCTGCCTTACTCAAGAAATGGCCTGCCCTTGCTGGCACTTGTTGTCCACTTCCCAGAGGATGAAGGAGGACCACGGGAGCCTGTACCTGGACAATCTGGAGAGTTTGGGAGGAGAACTGAGCTCAGTACAAAAGGAGACACAGGTGACGGGAGAAACAGTCATCTAG